Proteins encoded within one genomic window of Fibrobacter sp. UWB16:
- a CDS encoding pyridoxamine 5'-phosphate oxidase family protein: MRRKDREVLGDENIAKIIEQCTTCHVAMVDDTNAGLPYVIPLSFGYSLNSGVLELYFHCAHVGKKLDCIRKNPNVAFSMCVENRIEIHEEAYCKSGRFYASVVGQGKAEIVEDVTEKCRGLSLLMERQATGSTHHPDSARSSQSAIPHKFEFTPEQATTVTVFKITSTNFTGKAKNDKTQKC; the protein is encoded by the coding sequence ATGCGGCGCAAGGACAGAGAAGTTTTAGGCGATGAAAACATCGCGAAGATTATCGAACAGTGCACAACATGCCATGTCGCGATGGTGGATGACACAAACGCAGGCCTACCCTACGTAATTCCGTTGTCATTCGGATACAGCCTAAACAGCGGCGTTCTGGAACTGTATTTCCATTGTGCTCATGTCGGAAAAAAACTTGACTGCATCCGCAAAAATCCGAATGTCGCATTTAGCATGTGCGTTGAAAACCGCATCGAGATTCACGAAGAAGCCTATTGCAAAAGCGGGCGCTTTTACGCAAGCGTTGTCGGGCAAGGCAAAGCCGAAATCGTCGAAGACGTGACTGAAAAATGCCGCGGACTCTCGCTCCTAATGGAACGTCAGGCAACAGGTTCCACGCACCACCCAGATTCCGCGCGTTCCTCGCAATCAGCGATCCCGCACAAGTTCGAATTCACGCCCGAACAAGCCACCACCGTGACCGTCTTCAAAATTACGAGCACCAACTTTACCGGTAAAGCAAAAAACGACAAAACTCAAAAATGCTAG